The following are encoded in a window of Bradyrhizobium sp. WBOS07 genomic DNA:
- a CDS encoding 2-oxoacid:acceptor oxidoreductase subunit alpha, with protein sequence MSDKKPISSVNDFVVRFANVNGSGSASANEMFARAILRHGVPVSPRNIFPSNIQGLPTWYEVRVTEDGHLGARGGVDMMVAMNPQTWDKDVAGIEPGGYLFYDSTKPMPSTKFRDDITVIGVPLTAITNSTYTDPRQRQLFKNIIYLGALSALLDMDPKLIEQLIGEQYKGKEKLLSSNVHALHLGRDWALQNLKCPIGLRVKKSDKVGDRIFIEGNSAAALGAVYGGATVCAWYPITPSSSVAEAFTAHCKKYRHDPETGKAKYAIVQGEDELASIGIVIGASWNGARAFTATSGPGISLMTEFIGLSYFAEIPAVIMNIQRAGPSTGMPTRTQQCDIIACAYASHGDTKHVLLFPEDPAEAFEFAAAAFDLAERLQTTIFLMLDLDIGMNHRLSRPLKWDDAKQYDRGKVMTAEMLDEGRDFGRYLDVDGDGIPYRTYPGTHPTKGSYFTRGTSRDRYARYSEEGSVYADNMQRLMRKFETAQDLVPRPLQANAERPTKYGVIYFGSTSPAMDEAIGLLEARGHQLDRLRIRAFPFHSSVASFLAEHDFVYVVEQNRDSQLRQLIVNENGIDPVRLVPIVHYDGTPITARFIAKAIGDHQDHLKVTPLRKAVS encoded by the coding sequence ATGTCCGACAAAAAGCCGATCAGCAGCGTAAACGACTTCGTCGTCCGCTTCGCCAACGTCAACGGCTCGGGCTCGGCCAGCGCCAACGAGATGTTCGCGCGCGCGATCCTGCGCCACGGCGTTCCGGTCTCGCCCCGCAACATCTTCCCCTCCAACATCCAGGGCCTGCCGACTTGGTACGAGGTGCGGGTGACCGAAGACGGCCATCTCGGCGCCCGCGGCGGCGTCGACATGATGGTGGCGATGAACCCGCAGACCTGGGACAAGGACGTCGCGGGCATCGAGCCCGGCGGCTACCTGTTCTACGATTCCACCAAGCCGATGCCGTCGACCAAGTTCCGCGACGATATCACCGTGATCGGCGTGCCGCTCACCGCGATCACCAACTCGACCTACACCGATCCGCGCCAGCGCCAGCTGTTCAAGAACATCATCTATCTGGGCGCGCTCTCGGCCCTGCTCGACATGGATCCGAAGCTGATCGAGCAGTTGATCGGCGAGCAGTACAAGGGCAAGGAGAAGCTGCTCTCCTCCAACGTCCACGCACTGCATCTCGGTCGCGACTGGGCGCTGCAGAACCTGAAATGCCCGATCGGGCTTCGCGTCAAGAAATCCGACAAGGTCGGCGACCGCATCTTCATCGAAGGCAACAGCGCCGCCGCGCTCGGCGCGGTCTATGGCGGCGCCACCGTGTGCGCCTGGTATCCGATCACGCCGTCCTCGTCGGTGGCCGAGGCCTTTACCGCCCATTGCAAGAAGTACCGCCACGACCCTGAAACGGGCAAGGCGAAATACGCGATCGTGCAGGGCGAGGACGAGCTGGCCTCGATCGGCATCGTGATCGGCGCGTCCTGGAACGGCGCCCGTGCCTTCACCGCGACCTCAGGTCCCGGCATCTCGCTGATGACCGAGTTCATCGGCCTGTCGTATTTTGCCGAGATCCCGGCCGTGATCATGAACATCCAGCGCGCCGGCCCCTCGACAGGCATGCCGACCCGCACCCAGCAATGCGACATCATCGCCTGCGCCTATGCTTCGCACGGTGACACCAAGCACGTGCTGCTGTTCCCGGAAGACCCCGCCGAAGCGTTCGAGTTCGCAGCCGCCGCCTTCGATCTCGCCGAGCGGCTGCAGACCACGATCTTCCTGATGCTCGACCTCGACATCGGCATGAACCACCGGCTCTCTCGCCCGCTGAAGTGGGACGATGCCAAGCAGTATGACCGCGGCAAGGTGATGACCGCGGAGATGCTGGATGAGGGCCGCGACTTCGGCCGCTATCTCGACGTCGACGGCGACGGCATTCCCTATCGCACCTATCCCGGCACGCACCCGACCAAGGGCTCTTATTTCACCCGCGGCACCTCGCGCGACCGCTATGCGCGCTATTCCGAGGAGGGCTCGGTCTACGCCGACAACATGCAGCGCCTGATGCGCAAGTTCGAGACCGCGCAGGACCTGGTGCCGCGGCCGCTGCAGGCCAATGCGGAACGGCCGACCAAATATGGCGTGATCTATTTCGGCTCGACCTCGCCGGCCATGGACGAGGCGATCGGCCTGCTGGAAGCACGCGGACATCAGCTCGACCGGCTGCGCATCCGCGCCTTCCCGTTCCACTCGAGCGTCGCGAGCTTCCTCGCCGAGCACGACTTCGTCTACGTGGTCGAGCAGAACCGCGACAGCCAGCTGCGCCAGCTCATCGTCAACGAGAACGGCATCGATCCCGTTCGCCTCGTGCCGATCGTGCATTACGACGGCACCCCGATCACCGCCCGCTTCATCGCCAAAGCCATCGGCGACCACCAGGATCACCTCAAGGTGACCCCGCTCCGCAAGGCCGTGTCATGA
- a CDS encoding SUMF1/EgtB/PvdO family nonheme iron enzyme yields MGEIRNFRSGNQDEPPPHGSMPRRLAAIIVGDIASYSRIMQADEEGTHVRVKRIERDIIQPSIIEHHGSLVKTTGDGFIAIFDSPVEAVRCSIVIQQNLIGRNASLPKHSRLEYRIGVNLGDVIVEPDDIYGDGVNIASRIEGIAQPGQVYISGAIYEQIKHKVVCGYESLGDRKVKNITDPVRVYRVLPDADAVGSTRGRRENTLIFLLAITLLIIATGVLWYLLAQPGRINEQAATPTVAPAASPQEAATQTPQPSPSLASAPPSPSPAPSPSATPPREPEMIAIRGGSFAMGSNDDPTERPVHQVAIKPFSIGKYPVTVQEWNECAAARACGFTAPGKDDAPVSNVSWADAQQYAAWLAQTTKKPYRLPSEAEWEYAARGGTQTRYWWGDKLQPGMAGCKDCGDLAAEQPAKVGSFKPNPFGLYDMGGGIDQWVEDCWHKTYQGAPGDGSAWSSGDCSSHVLRSGSWKNDSRYVRPSNRDGYDTNVRYPTHGFRVALSP; encoded by the coding sequence ATGGGCGAAATTCGCAACTTCAGATCCGGCAATCAGGATGAGCCGCCGCCACACGGCTCCATGCCTCGCCGTCTCGCCGCGATCATTGTCGGTGACATCGCTTCCTACAGCCGCATCATGCAAGCGGACGAGGAGGGGACGCATGTCCGCGTCAAGCGGATCGAGCGCGATATCATCCAGCCCAGCATCATCGAGCACCATGGAAGTCTGGTGAAGACGACGGGCGATGGCTTCATCGCGATTTTCGATAGCCCTGTTGAGGCCGTTCGCTGCAGCATCGTGATCCAGCAGAACCTCATCGGCCGCAATGCCTCGCTTCCAAAGCATTCGCGCCTCGAATACCGGATCGGCGTCAATCTCGGCGACGTGATCGTAGAGCCGGACGATATCTACGGCGACGGCGTCAATATTGCCAGCCGTATCGAAGGCATTGCGCAGCCCGGTCAGGTCTATATCTCAGGCGCGATCTACGAGCAGATCAAGCACAAGGTGGTGTGCGGCTATGAGTCGCTCGGAGACCGCAAAGTCAAGAACATCACCGACCCGGTGCGTGTCTATCGCGTGCTGCCGGATGCAGATGCGGTCGGCAGCACGCGCGGCCGGCGCGAAAATACCCTTATTTTCCTTTTGGCCATCACGCTGCTGATTATCGCGACCGGCGTGCTCTGGTATTTGCTGGCGCAGCCCGGCAGGATCAACGAGCAGGCCGCCACGCCCACCGTTGCCCCGGCCGCGTCGCCGCAAGAGGCAGCGACGCAGACGCCACAACCCTCCCCATCATTGGCTTCTGCCCCTCCCTCGCCGTCGCCGGCGCCCAGCCCATCGGCGACGCCGCCTCGCGAACCCGAGATGATCGCCATTCGCGGCGGAAGCTTCGCGATGGGGAGCAATGACGACCCGACCGAACGGCCTGTCCACCAGGTCGCGATCAAGCCGTTCTCGATCGGGAAATATCCGGTGACGGTGCAGGAGTGGAACGAATGCGCCGCCGCCAGGGCGTGCGGATTCACGGCGCCCGGCAAGGACGATGCTCCCGTCAGCAATGTGAGCTGGGCCGACGCGCAACAATATGCCGCCTGGCTCGCGCAGACGACGAAGAAGCCTTACCGCCTTCCGAGCGAAGCCGAATGGGAATATGCGGCGCGCGGCGGAACGCAGACGAGATACTGGTGGGGCGACAAGCTCCAGCCGGGCATGGCCGGGTGCAAGGATTGCGGTGATCTTGCGGCCGAGCAGCCGGCCAAGGTCGGCAGCTTCAAACCCAATCCATTCGGGCTCTATGACATGGGCGGCGGCATCGATCAGTGGGTCGAGGACTGCTGGCATAAGACCTATCAGGGCGCGCCGGGTGACGGCTCGGCATGGAGCAGCGGCGACTGCAGCTCTCATGTTCTCCGCTCGGGTTCCTGGAAGAACGATTCGAGATATGTGCGGCCGTCAAACCGCGATGGTTACGACACCAATGTCCGTTACCCCACACATGGATTCCGTGTCGCACTCAGTCCGTAA
- a CDS encoding DUF4399 domain-containing protein: MKIIACVALVVAIALLPGSACSQGKAAPKDAKLYFITPHDGQKVRGGFWVRFGLRNMGVTHAGDDYQNAGHHHLLVDVKNPIDPNEPIPQDKSHLHFGAGQTETMLELAPGTHTLQLVLGDAKHYPFAPPIVSEKITIRVRPSASARSK; the protein is encoded by the coding sequence ATGAAGATCATTGCCTGTGTCGCGCTGGTAGTCGCGATCGCGTTGCTACCGGGCTCGGCCTGTTCGCAAGGCAAGGCTGCGCCCAAGGACGCCAAGCTCTATTTCATCACGCCGCATGACGGGCAGAAGGTTCGCGGTGGCTTCTGGGTCCGGTTCGGCTTGCGTAACATGGGCGTGACGCATGCTGGCGACGACTACCAGAACGCCGGCCATCATCATCTGCTGGTCGACGTCAAAAACCCTATCGATCCGAATGAGCCGATCCCGCAAGACAAGTCGCACCTGCATTTCGGCGCAGGGCAGACCGAAACCATGCTTGAGCTTGCGCCGGGCACGCACACGCTCCAGCTGGTGCTCGGCGATGCCAAGCACTATCCGTTTGCACCGCCGATCGTGTCGGAGAAGATTACGATCCGCGTCAGGCCGTCGGCTTCAGCGCGGAGCAAATGA
- a CDS encoding FAD-dependent oxidoreductase, producing MKPTDIAAPDYFHKVVDCQWACPAHTPVPEYIRLIAQGRYSDAYMINWKSNVFPGILGRTCDRPCEPACRRGRVEENPVAICRLKRVAADFKDDIRQRLPRPSPKNGKRVALVGGGPASLTVARDLAPLGYHCTVFDADPEAGGMMRTQIPKFRLPNSVIDEETGYILGLGVEFKGGRRIESMKALLAEKYDAIFVGSGAPRGRELDIPGRKEAASNIHIGIEWLASVSFGHTDKIGKRVVVLGGGNTAMDCCRTARRLGGEDVKVIVRSGFEEMKASPWEKEDALHEDIPILNFMVPVAFIHDNGKLTGITFQKVKAEYDAKGRRNLVPSGEPDQTIACDDVLVAVGQENAFPWIEQDCGIEFDKWHMPKVDPKTFVSTNPRVFFGGDAAFGPKNIIWAVAHGHDAALSIHKMLSGEDITERPLPDVQVSSQKMGIHEWSYDNDISVDKRYKVPHRDKVIALKDIRAEVELGYDVKLALGEAHRCLNCDVQTVFSTSLCIECDACVDICPMDCITFTGNGEESDLRQRLKAPSLHPDQDLYVSSDLKTGRVMVKDEDVCLHCGLCAERCPTGAWDMQKYFIEMTHAGSTCPTKSRSAA from the coding sequence ATGAAACCGACCGATATTGCGGCCCCCGACTACTTTCACAAAGTGGTCGATTGCCAATGGGCCTGTCCTGCGCACACCCCGGTTCCCGAATATATCCGACTGATCGCCCAGGGCCGTTACAGCGACGCCTACATGATCAATTGGAAATCGAACGTGTTTCCCGGAATCCTGGGACGCACCTGCGATCGTCCATGCGAACCGGCGTGCCGGCGCGGGCGCGTCGAGGAAAATCCGGTCGCGATCTGCCGCCTCAAGCGCGTCGCCGCCGACTTCAAGGACGACATCAGGCAGCGCCTGCCGCGGCCATCGCCGAAGAACGGCAAGCGCGTCGCGCTGGTCGGCGGCGGGCCCGCGTCGCTGACGGTGGCGCGCGATCTGGCGCCGCTCGGCTATCACTGCACCGTGTTCGATGCCGATCCGGAAGCCGGCGGCATGATGCGCACGCAGATCCCGAAATTCCGCCTGCCCAATTCCGTGATCGACGAGGAGACCGGCTACATCCTGGGCCTCGGCGTCGAGTTCAAAGGCGGTCGCCGCATCGAGAGCATGAAGGCGCTGCTCGCGGAGAAGTACGACGCGATCTTCGTCGGCTCCGGGGCGCCGCGCGGCCGCGAGCTCGACATCCCCGGCCGGAAGGAAGCAGCCAGCAACATCCATATCGGCATCGAATGGCTGGCCTCGGTCTCGTTCGGCCATACCGACAAGATCGGCAAGCGCGTGGTCGTGCTCGGCGGCGGTAACACCGCGATGGATTGCTGCCGCACCGCGCGCCGGCTTGGCGGCGAGGACGTCAAGGTGATCGTCCGCTCCGGATTCGAGGAAATGAAGGCCTCGCCCTGGGAGAAGGAGGATGCGCTCCACGAGGACATTCCGATCCTCAATTTCATGGTCCCCGTCGCCTTCATCCATGACAACGGCAAGCTCACCGGCATCACCTTCCAGAAGGTGAAGGCCGAGTACGATGCCAAGGGCCGCCGCAACCTCGTCCCCTCGGGCGAGCCGGACCAGACCATCGCGTGCGACGACGTACTGGTCGCCGTCGGCCAGGAGAACGCCTTCCCCTGGATCGAGCAGGATTGCGGCATCGAGTTCGACAAATGGCACATGCCCAAGGTCGACCCGAAGACCTTCGTCTCGACCAATCCAAGAGTGTTCTTCGGCGGCGACGCCGCGTTCGGGCCGAAGAACATCATCTGGGCGGTCGCGCACGGCCATGACGCCGCGCTGTCGATCCACAAGATGCTCTCGGGCGAGGACATCACCGAGCGTCCGCTGCCCGACGTGCAGGTCTCGTCGCAGAAGATGGGCATCCACGAATGGAGCTATGACAACGACATCTCGGTCGACAAGCGCTACAAGGTGCCGCATCGCGATAAGGTGATCGCGCTGAAGGACATCCGCGCCGAGGTCGAGCTCGGCTACGACGTCAAGCTCGCGCTCGGCGAAGCGCATCGCTGCCTGAACTGCGACGTGCAGACGGTGTTCTCCACCTCGCTCTGCATCGAGTGCGACGCCTGCGTCGACATCTGCCCGATGGATTGCATCACCTTCACGGGTAACGGCGAGGAAAGCGACCTGCGCCAGCGCCTGAAGGCGCCATCACTCCATCCCGACCAGGATCTCTACGTCTCCAGCGACCTCAAGACCGGGCGGGTGATGGTCAAGGACGAGGACGTCTGCCTGCATTGCGGGCTGTGCGCCGAGCGCTGTCCCACCGGAGCCTGGGACATGCAGAAATATTTCATCGAGATGACCCACGCAGGTTCGACATGTCCGACAAAAAGCCGATCAGCAGCGTAA
- the pip gene encoding prolyl aminopeptidase, which yields MGPDADAGTAARRADPFAPLTSEMLDVGDGHELYVESVGRADGIPAIYLHGGPGSGCQPDHRRLFDPDRFCAVLFDQRGCGRSRPKGSRAHNTTAHLIADMERIREKFGIARWMVVGGSWGATLALAYAEAHPERVSGIALRATFLGTRAEVETAFTLRLSQFYPALYEDFLSVLPPDEREQPVDAYWRRILDADPAVHGPAARAWHDTERALSEHKAAKTRLDLASLNVWRTLPATPFMEAHYFVNNSFMSEDQLLRNAHRLTGIPGMIVQGRYDLLCPPQTSQALAKVWPGSELRIVEEAGHSLYDGGVRDAVMKSIADLASKIGR from the coding sequence ATGGGACCTGACGCCGACGCAGGCACGGCGGCGCGACGCGCCGATCCCTTTGCGCCGCTGACTTCCGAAATGCTCGACGTCGGCGACGGCCATGAGCTCTACGTCGAGAGCGTCGGCCGCGCCGACGGAATCCCAGCGATCTACCTGCACGGCGGACCCGGCAGCGGCTGCCAGCCGGACCATCGCCGGCTGTTCGACCCTGATCGTTTCTGCGCCGTGCTGTTCGACCAGCGCGGCTGCGGCCGCAGCAGGCCGAAGGGATCGCGCGCGCACAACACCACGGCGCACCTGATCGCGGACATGGAGAGGATCCGCGAGAAATTCGGCATCGCGCGCTGGATGGTCGTCGGCGGCTCCTGGGGCGCCACGCTGGCGCTGGCTTATGCAGAGGCGCATCCCGAGCGCGTCTCCGGCATTGCCCTGCGCGCGACGTTCCTCGGCACGCGGGCCGAGGTCGAGACGGCCTTCACCTTGCGCCTGTCCCAGTTTTATCCTGCGCTCTACGAGGATTTCCTGAGCGTTCTGCCGCCTGACGAGCGCGAGCAACCGGTGGACGCCTATTGGCGCCGCATCCTCGATGCCGATCCGGCCGTGCACGGCCCTGCGGCGCGGGCCTGGCACGACACCGAGCGCGCGCTGTCCGAGCACAAGGCAGCCAAAACGCGGCTCGACCTCGCCTCGCTGAACGTCTGGCGCACGCTGCCGGCAACGCCGTTCATGGAGGCGCATTATTTCGTCAACAATTCCTTCATGAGCGAAGACCAGCTGTTGCGGAACGCGCATCGGCTCACCGGCATTCCCGGCATGATCGTGCAGGGCCGCTACGATCTGCTCTGTCCGCCGCAGACCTCACAGGCCCTTGCGAAAGTATGGCCCGGTTCCGAGCTTCGCATCGTGGAAGAAGCCGGACATTCGCTCTATGATGGCGGCGTGAGGGATGCGGTCATGAAGTCGATCGCGGACCTCGCATCGAAGATCGGGCGATGA
- a CDS encoding SRPBCC domain-containing protein: protein MTEASRQTRSVVVEREFAYPAERLWRALTQPHLIEEWLMKNDFKPDVGHRFNLRGEWGGVLDCEVLTIEPQKTLAYTWNFSHEDAAFDLKSVVTFTLTPTSAGTHLRVEQAGFSPTQKQAFGGAHAGWKQFLAKLDEVLARGD from the coding sequence ATGACCGAAGCCTCACGCCAGACGCGCTCAGTGGTGGTCGAGCGCGAATTTGCCTATCCCGCCGAGCGGCTCTGGCGCGCGCTGACGCAGCCGCACCTGATCGAGGAATGGCTGATGAAGAACGACTTCAAGCCTGATGTCGGCCATCGCTTCAACCTGCGCGGCGAATGGGGCGGCGTGCTGGACTGCGAGGTGCTCACCATCGAGCCGCAGAAGACCCTCGCCTATACCTGGAATTTCTCGCATGAGGACGCCGCCTTTGACCTCAAGAGCGTCGTGACCTTCACGCTGACGCCGACCAGCGCGGGCACGCATCTGCGCGTCGAGCAGGCGGGATTCAGCCCGACGCAGAAGCAGGCCTTCGGCGGCGCGCATGCCGGCTGGAAGCAGTTTTTGGCCAAGCTGGACGAGGTGCTGGCGCGCGGGGACTAG
- a CDS encoding DUF4286 family protein codes for MPLAGKGMLLTSMNIDAADEADFNRWYDREHLEERVAIEGFLEARRYVAHAANRKYLSLYSTETVGVLDSPAYRARLADQTEWSRRSMAHFKDMLRVVARITISKGTGRGASLGLVRLRPTPDNAAAWRDALQDKLTPDKRDGIISMHLLESEPELSGAKAGIPATNNEGARDWFVLIDGTQIGAVSAVIAERFTGPAAAPFPLPVSVGTYCLMWDLAKSDITRG; via the coding sequence ATGCCGCTCGCCGGAAAGGGCATGCTGCTGACGTCGATGAACATCGACGCTGCGGACGAGGCCGATTTCAACCGCTGGTACGATCGCGAGCATCTGGAAGAGCGCGTCGCGATCGAGGGTTTCCTGGAAGCGCGGCGCTATGTCGCGCATGCCGCCAACCGCAAATATCTCTCGCTGTACTCGACCGAAACGGTCGGCGTGCTCGACAGCCCCGCCTACCGGGCGCGGCTCGCCGACCAGACCGAATGGTCGCGGCGGTCCATGGCGCACTTCAAGGACATGCTGCGCGTGGTCGCCCGCATCACGATCAGCAAGGGTACCGGCCGCGGCGCGTCGCTCGGCCTGGTGCGGCTGCGACCGACGCCGGACAATGCCGCGGCATGGCGTGATGCGCTGCAAGATAAACTGACGCCGGACAAGCGCGACGGCATCATCTCGATGCATCTGCTCGAAAGCGAGCCCGAACTGTCGGGTGCAAAAGCAGGAATTCCGGCGACAAATAACGAGGGCGCGCGCGACTGGTTCGTGCTGATCGACGGCACGCAAATCGGCGCGGTCTCCGCCGTGATCGCCGAGCGCTTTACCGGCCCGGCGGCGGCGCCCTTCCCGCTTCCCGTTTCGGTCGGCACCTACTGCCTGATGTGGGATCTCGCGAAGAGCGACATTACGCGCGGCTGA
- a CDS encoding helix-turn-helix transcriptional regulator — translation MSPAPDILFRTLADPTRRAIFERLCREGEQTVGALTVRSGVSQPAVSKHLGALKQAGLVRDRHEGRQTHYSAQPGALNPLIDWTSQMSSFWQRRLDALDDLLKRMDQ, via the coding sequence ATGTCCCCCGCCCCCGATATCCTGTTCAGGACGCTCGCCGACCCTACGAGGCGGGCGATCTTCGAGCGTCTGTGCCGCGAGGGCGAGCAGACGGTCGGGGCGCTGACGGTGCGATCCGGGGTGTCGCAGCCGGCGGTATCGAAGCATCTCGGCGCGCTGAAGCAGGCTGGCCTCGTGCGCGACCGCCATGAGGGACGCCAGACCCACTACAGCGCGCAGCCCGGCGCGCTCAATCCGCTGATCGACTGGACCAGCCAGATGTCGTCCTTCTGGCAGCGGCGGCTCGACGCGCTCGACGATCTCCTGAAGAGGATGGACCAATGA
- a CDS encoding 2-oxoacid:ferredoxin oxidoreductase subunit beta, whose translation MTYIAKPKFHHPGLKPNELGYTRRDYEGKISTLCAGCGHDSITASIIEACYELSIEPHRVAKISGIGCSSKTPDYFLGNSHGFNSVHGRMPSVLTGANLANRDLIYLGVSGDGDSASIGFGQFAHSIRRGVNMTYIVENNGVYGLTKGQFSATADRGSKSKKGVTNTDNAIDLVAIALQLGATFVARSFSGDKTQLVPLIAAAIRHKGASFIDVISPCIAFNNHAGSTKSFDYVREHNDAVNRLDVLVGRDPIAVDYAPGTVQVVEQHDGSKIALRKIDADYDPHDRLGAQTFLARHAAKGQIVTGLLYVDPEAEDLHEHLNTVETPLNALEADTLCPGSAVLDKINASLR comes from the coding sequence ATGACCTACATCGCCAAACCGAAATTCCATCATCCGGGGCTGAAGCCGAACGAGCTCGGCTACACGCGCCGCGATTACGAGGGCAAGATCTCGACGCTGTGCGCCGGCTGCGGCCATGACTCGATCACGGCTTCGATCATCGAGGCCTGCTACGAGCTGTCGATCGAGCCGCACCGGGTGGCGAAAATCTCCGGCATCGGCTGCTCCTCGAAGACGCCGGATTATTTCCTCGGCAATTCGCACGGCTTCAACTCCGTGCACGGCCGCATGCCCTCGGTGCTCACAGGCGCCAACCTCGCCAACCGCGATTTGATCTATCTCGGCGTTTCCGGCGACGGCGATTCCGCCTCGATCGGCTTCGGCCAATTCGCGCATTCGATCCGGCGCGGCGTCAACATGACCTATATCGTCGAGAACAACGGCGTCTACGGCCTGACCAAGGGCCAGTTCTCCGCGACCGCCGATCGCGGCTCGAAGAGCAAGAAGGGCGTCACCAACACCGACAACGCCATCGACCTCGTCGCCATCGCGCTGCAGTTAGGGGCTACCTTCGTCGCGCGTTCCTTCTCCGGCGACAAGACCCAGCTGGTGCCGCTGATCGCGGCCGCGATCCGCCACAAGGGCGCCTCCTTCATCGACGTCATCAGCCCCTGCATCGCCTTCAACAACCACGCCGGCTCGACCAAGAGTTTCGACTATGTCCGCGAGCACAACGACGCGGTGAACCGGCTCGACGTGCTGGTCGGCCGCGACCCGATCGCGGTCGACTACGCGCCCGGGACGGTGCAGGTGGTCGAGCAGCACGACGGCAGCAAGATCGCCCTGCGCAAGATCGACGCGGACTACGATCCGCATGACCGGCTGGGCGCCCAGACCTTCCTCGCGCGGCACGCCGCCAAGGGACAGATCGTCACCGGGCTTCTGTATGTCGACCCCGAGGCGGAAGACCTGCACGAGCACCTCAACACGGTCGAGACCCCGCTCAACGCGCTGGAAGCGGACACGCTGTGCCCGGGCTCAGCGGTGCTGGACAAGATCAACGCCAGCCTGCGGTGA
- a CDS encoding DsrE family protein: MNRRNILWSAVSALGAAFGASRAQAATDAGPGNKLKVVYHLSDAEKVNFVLGNIQNHIDGVGGPEHVTIALVIHGPALKAFHSAQANPDISRRVSDFSKDGVELAACGNTMKAQNVTLADLLPGFVNLEKGGVVRIAELQSQGYLYLRP, encoded by the coding sequence ATGAATCGCCGCAACATCTTGTGGAGCGCCGTCTCGGCACTTGGCGCCGCGTTCGGCGCCTCACGTGCGCAAGCGGCCACCGATGCCGGCCCGGGCAACAAGCTCAAGGTGGTCTATCACCTCAGCGACGCCGAGAAGGTGAATTTCGTGCTGGGCAACATCCAGAACCATATCGACGGCGTCGGCGGCCCCGAACATGTCACGATCGCACTGGTGATCCACGGACCGGCGCTGAAGGCGTTTCATTCGGCGCAAGCCAATCCCGACATCAGCAGGCGCGTCAGTGATTTCTCCAAGGACGGCGTCGAGCTCGCCGCCTGCGGCAACACGATGAAGGCGCAGAACGTCACGCTGGCGGATTTGTTGCCCGGCTTCGTCAACCTGGAGAAGGGCGGCGTGGTTCGCATCGCCGAGCTGCAATCGCAGGGCTATTTGTATCTGCGGCCTTAG